From one bacterium genomic stretch:
- a CDS encoding HesA/MoeB/ThiF family protein produces the protein MVETMANGLFEEIRSLVRKAIAPDGKEYESLSIEAVRKIANKKKVLGKEVEIAALEKEVVPERYQRNIGTVGIEGQIKLLRSKVVIAGAGGLGGTVTELLARMGVGHLIVVDGDSFEDSNINRHLLCQEKNLRQNKSQAAVERVGQINSGVEVTSFSRHITEENATRLIKGANVIVDALGEIGARFILEAASKKEGLPLVHGAIAGFYGQVTTILPEDEGLIRIYGSRDRAPEVGSESDLGTPPTTASIVASFQAQEVIKVLLGIDKLLHNRLLTIDAESGNIEIISLSL, from the coding sequence GTGGTTGAAACTATGGCAAATGGACTCTTTGAGGAAATAAGAAGCCTGGTCCGAAAGGCAATCGCTCCCGATGGAAAGGAGTATGAAAGCCTCTCTATCGAAGCAGTAAGAAAGATTGCCAATAAGAAGAAAGTTCTGGGAAAAGAAGTAGAAATTGCTGCCTTAGAGAAGGAGGTAGTTCCTGAACGCTACCAGAGAAATATCGGAACAGTGGGAATCGAGGGTCAAATTAAGCTACTCAGGTCAAAAGTGGTTATAGCTGGTGCCGGAGGTCTGGGAGGAACAGTTACGGAGCTCTTGGCTAGAATGGGTGTGGGACATCTCATAGTAGTTGATGGAGACTCCTTTGAAGATAGTAATATCAATCGACATCTGCTCTGTCAGGAAAAGAACCTTAGACAGAATAAGTCTCAGGCAGCAGTGGAGAGAGTAGGGCAGATTAACTCAGGAGTTGAAGTGACTTCTTTTTCTCGTCATATTACCGAAGAGAATGCCACCCGATTGATAAAAGGGGCAAATGTCATTGTGGACGCTTTAGGTGAAATAGGCGCCCGTTTTATCTTAGAAGCAGCATCTAAAAAAGAAGGTCTTCCCTTAGTTCACGGCGCTATAGCCGGATTCTACGGACAGGTCACCACCATATTGCCAGAAGATGAAGGATTGATAAGGATTTATGGTTCACGCGATAGGGCTCCAGAGGTGGGAAGTGAGAGTGACCTGGGAACTCCTCCTACTACAGCCAGTATCGTTGCTTCGTTTCAGGCCCAAGAAGTCATAAAGGTCCTGCTGGGAATCGATAAACTGCTGCATAACAGACTATTAACTATAGATGCTGAATCAGGGAATATAGAGATAATTAGCCTCTCCCTTTAA